In one Nocardioides luteus genomic region, the following are encoded:
- a CDS encoding PucR family transcriptional regulator — MSTEPIKRIVAGIREDLPHTVELFLKHNWDQVPAYAVSPDPELRKEVGDHAEAVFLAVLTTLEEGRAAVREDFQFTVDQATRRVRQGVALADFLQAFRIGQVALWERIVEIAAADPETSRAALPVASHVMQVIEVGSTVAAEAYLAAHQVELAEGDRIRRDLVEDLLAGRAVRPGPMLEVARRCGLEPDDRVIVLIAVPVRPLRPGRSLREALRHVRTELGPAREGVTVIRQEQLVGILPVATGDVRTIVPDLRRIYRQLAREGFELAVGASTVHAGLAAVPAAYAEAGIARDVLGAEPGVMALPMISTIDYLVLREDPTARRLVRPALRQFVEEDLSRDRVMIDTMLAYVACDLNAKLAAEQLHVHVNTAYHRLERIAERTGCDLRRFADVEELIFAIRLLTEPRRTVRA; from the coding sequence ATGAGCACAGAGCCGATCAAACGCATCGTCGCGGGCATCAGGGAGGACCTCCCGCACACCGTGGAGCTCTTCCTGAAGCACAACTGGGACCAGGTGCCGGCCTATGCGGTCAGCCCCGACCCCGAGCTGCGCAAGGAGGTCGGCGACCACGCCGAGGCGGTCTTCCTGGCGGTGCTCACCACGCTGGAGGAGGGACGCGCGGCCGTACGCGAGGACTTCCAGTTCACCGTCGACCAGGCGACTCGCCGGGTTCGTCAGGGGGTCGCGCTGGCCGACTTCCTGCAGGCCTTCCGCATCGGCCAGGTGGCGCTGTGGGAGCGCATCGTCGAGATCGCCGCCGCCGACCCGGAGACCAGCCGTGCAGCGCTCCCGGTGGCCTCGCACGTGATGCAGGTGATCGAGGTCGGGAGCACGGTCGCCGCCGAGGCCTACCTCGCCGCCCATCAGGTCGAGCTCGCCGAGGGCGACCGGATCCGCCGCGACCTCGTCGAGGACCTGCTCGCTGGACGAGCGGTCCGGCCGGGTCCGATGCTCGAGGTGGCCCGCAGGTGCGGGCTGGAGCCGGACGACCGGGTCATCGTCCTGATCGCGGTGCCGGTGCGGCCGCTACGCCCCGGTCGGAGCCTGCGGGAGGCACTTCGGCACGTACGCACCGAGCTGGGCCCCGCCCGGGAGGGGGTCACCGTGATCCGTCAGGAGCAGCTCGTCGGGATCCTGCCCGTCGCCACCGGCGACGTCAGGACGATCGTGCCCGACCTGCGGCGCATCTACCGTCAGCTCGCGCGGGAGGGATTCGAGCTGGCGGTCGGCGCCAGCACGGTGCACGCCGGGCTGGCGGCCGTGCCCGCTGCGTACGCCGAGGCGGGCATCGCACGCGACGTCCTCGGTGCGGAGCCCGGCGTGATGGCCCTGCCGATGATCTCGACGATCGACTACCTGGTGCTGCGCGAGGATCCCACCGCCCGCCGCCTGGTGCGCCCGGCGCTGCGCCAGTTCGTCGAGGAGGACCTCTCGCGCGACCGCGTCATGATCGACACCATGCTGGCGTACGTCGCCTGCGACCTCAACGCCAAGCTGGCCGCCGAGCAGCTGCACGTCCACGTCAACACCGCCTACCACCGGCTCGAGCGGATCGCCGAGCGCACCGGCTGCGACCTGCGCCGCTTCGCCGACGTCGAGGAGCTGATCTTCGCGATCCGGCTGCTCACCGAGCCTCGCCGGACGGTGCGGGCCTAG